A region of Tigriopus californicus strain San Diego chromosome 7, Tcal_SD_v2.1, whole genome shotgun sequence DNA encodes the following proteins:
- the LOC131883168 gene encoding uncharacterized protein LOC131883168, producing the protein MPTMNTVLASVCFVLVGLVNSGWTLQWESADQGIPRNTYIHDVFGGPESFYFCRGMDATGHLRTGTMSKGQTACGLVGYESNIANYANSFEVLTISPGDKIGSKYHSRGDPIPQNAIPCMDFGTNQCFLGESVYNDGLCVEMPGKVYVDRERVLMNYKGQMKTCGSFFIMINDI; encoded by the exons ATGCCCACAATGAATACAGTGTTGGCGAGTGTATGTTTCGTCTTGGTCGGTCTTGTTAATTCAG GCTGGACCCTGCAATGGGAGAGCGCGGATCAAGGAATTCCAAGGAATACTTATATCCATGATGTTTTTGGAGGACCCGAGTCCTTTTATTTCTGTCGAGGAATGGACGCTACC GGTCATCTCCGAACTGGTACAATGAGCAAAGGTCAAACAGCTTGCGGTCTGGTTGGTTACGAGTCGAACATTGCCAACTACGCCAATTCGTTCGAG GTTTTGACCATTTCTCCTGGTGataaaattggttcaaaatatCACAGCCGCGGAGATCCTATCCCCCAAAATGCCATTCCTTGCATGGACTTCGGGACCAATCAATGCTTCTTGGGTGAATCTGTTTACAACGATGGCCTTTGCGTGGAGATGCCAGGAAAGGTGTACGTGGATCGAGAACGCGTATTGATGAACTATAAAGGCCAAATGAAGACATGTGGTTCCTTCTTTATAATGATAAATGATATCTGA
- the LOC131883167 gene encoding putative uncharacterized protein DDB_G0286901 — translation MKVLCVVSAIVAMSALTQAQKIVQKAPSNLVNCNCQCDNYTYTNHRGEIQGNCKSADQTYGLWCYVDRHDDCADIRYSQNRRDSYGNRRKWSYQACSTPAKNSYQCRNNNFGNNFGNNNNFNNGNRRPGNNRRPGNNRRPGNNRRPGNNIQNLNRPGALGQLLGLGVRDGAAGGDNVNDVPANTGGIQFQ, via the exons ATGAAAGTTTTGTGCGTTGTGTCTGCCATTGTGGCAATGAGTGCCTTGACTCAGGCCCAAAAAATCGTCCAAAAGGCTCCTTCCAACCTTGTCAACTGCAACTGCCAATGTGATAATTACACCTATACCAACCACAGAGGAGAGATCCAAGGCAACTGCAAATC TGCCGATCAGACCTATGGCCTTTGGTGCTATGTGGACCGTCATGATGATTGTGCCGATATCCGCTATTCGCAAAACCGCCGAGATTCATACGGTAATAGGCGAAAGTGGTCCTACCAAGCCTGCTCTACCCCTGCTAAGAACAGCTACCAATGCCGAAACAACAATTTTGGAAACAACTttggcaacaacaacaacttcaacaatgGCAATCGCCGACCTGGAAACAATCGCCGACCTGGAAACAACCGACGACCTGGAAACAATCGACGACCCGGTAATAACATCCAGAACTTGAACAGACCCGGTGCTCTTGGTCAACTCCTCGGTCTTGGTGTTCGTGATGGTGCTGCTGGTGGCGATAATGTCAATGATGTTCCCGCCAATACTGGCGGAATCCAATTCCAATAA
- the LOC131883165 gene encoding disheveled-associated activator of morphogenesis 1-A-like isoform X4 — MLSLPNEKKWQIYCSQKGKQGADTNLSNNPETYIEKVKELAMMRFCQENDEIRNRARQIDSLQIALRTQPNSFVTRFMEVDGLSSILNFLSSMDYETRQSVLHTAVLGCLKAMMNNSTGRSHVLAHPTGINIIAQSLNTENNKTKIAILELLGAICLVPGGHKKVLEAMLHYQVFAHERTRFQGIVNDLDRSTGKYRDDVNLKTAIMSFVNAVLNYGHGQDNLEFRIHLRYEFLMLGIHPVIDKLRQHENETLNRHLDFFEMVRLEDEKELAKRFDQVHVDTKSASAMFEILRKKLNHTSAFPHFLSMLQHCILLPLDYGAQPQYWHMFDKVVQQLVLQSENHEDHDVTMLDINVRELVEQLAKEEEYSQLQNRVEELEKENSEYQTNLAKKEQELDAKTQEKEDLESNLERTKEKLELELARFNEAKQRFGDFESSQHTTLVTSSSSVSFAPPAPPPPAPPMAPPPPGPPPPPMIGGGSLSLLPKVGVRKNIPQSSNPLKSFNWSKLPDCKVQGTIWTELEETKLYKTLDLAEVDKLFSAYQKNGLLVDGSIEDLRSMGTLGRRNKIISVIDSRRAQNCTILLSKLKLSNEEITKAIMSMDSRDQFPADMVEQMLKFTPTPEERALLDEHADEIDHLARADRFLFELSKITHYEQRLRTLHYKKKFHIWFSEIKPKIQAVLEASKEVQRSKRLKKMLEIILAFGNYMNRGQRGNAVGFKLSSLTRIADTKSSCNKNMTLLHYIADTCNDKFRECLMLDADLPHIKDASKVNMKELEKDMNMLRNGMKEVEREIEFFRTQPASNGDRYLLVMKEFSAKTGVRLSELEDLFIDMKARFDRVCKLFSDDPATTHSDEFFGVFDLFITTFNEAKQENDNIKKKKEEEEKITKQQQELRMRTLERKKSTSRANGLNHRATGSITANHGSEKNEFDDLISALRTGDVFGENMDKFRRNRKIRNSPPRMERMDSFMRERNFASREK, encoded by the exons ATGTTGAGTTTGCCCAATGAGAAGAAATGGCAGATTTATTGTTCGCAGAAAGGCAAGCAGGGGGCCGATACAAATCTGAGTAACAACCCGGAAACCTACATCGAAAAAGTCAAGGAACTGGCCATG ATGAGGTTTTGTCAAGAGAACGATGAGATACGAAATCGTGCCCGTCAGATTGATAGTCTTCAAATAGCTTTACGAACTCAGCCCAACAGCTTCGTGACACGATTCATGGAGGTTGACGGCCTCTCGAGCATCCTCAATTTCTTGTCTTCCATGGACTATGAAACTCGTCAGAGCGTCCTCCACACAGCGGTCCTGGGATGCCTCAAGGCCATGATGAATAACTCG ACGGGGCGTTCCCACGTATTGGCACATCCCACGGGGATCAACATCATAGCTCAGAGCTTGAATACCGAGAACAACAAGACCAAGATTGCCATTCTCGAGCTCCTTGGTGCCATTTGCTTGGTACCTGGAGGCCATAAGAAAGTCTTGGAGGCCATGCTTCATTACCAAGTCTTTGCTCACGAACGGACAAGATTCCAG GGTATTGTCAATGATTTGGACCGGAGTACGGGTAAATACCGTGATGATGTCAATCTGAAAACGGCCATCATGTCGTTCGTCAACGCTGTACTGAACTATGGGCACGGTCAAGATAATCTGGAGTTCCGGATTCACCTTCGATACGAGTTCCTCATGCTTGGCATTCATCCAGTTATAGATAAACTCAGGcagcatgaaaatgaaacgttGAATAG gcaTTTGGATTTTTTCGAAATGGTCCGATTAGAAGACGAGAAGGAATTGGCCAAGAGATTCGATCAAGTCCATGTGGATACGAAAAGTGCTTCAGCCATGTTCGAGATCCTTCGGAAGAAATTGAACCACACCTCGGCATTTCCACATTTCTTGTCCATGCTACAGCACTGCATACTCCTTCCAT TGGATTATGGAGCTCAACCTCAGTATTGGCACATGTTCGATAAAGTGGTCCAACAACTGGTGTTACAGTCCGAGAACCACGAGGATCACGATGTAACAATGCTAGATATTAACGTCAGAGAACTAGTGGAACA ATTGGCCAAGGAGGAAGAGTATTCCCAGTTGCAAAACCGAGTCGAGGAATTGGAGAAGGAGAACTCGGAGTATCAAaccaatttggccaaaaaggaacaagaatTGGATGCTAAAACCCAAGAGAAGGAGGATCTGGAGTCAAATTTGGAACGCACCAAGGAGAAATTGGAACTCGAGTTGGCCCGCTTCAATGAGGCCAAGCAACGTTTCGGAGATTTCGAGTCAAGTCAACACACTACTCTAGTCACATCCTCGTCCTCCGTTTCATTTGCACCACCAGCGCCACCCCCTCCAGCCCCGCCCATGGCCCCTCCCCCTCCAGGCCCTCCTCCGCCACCCATGATCGGAGGTGGATCGCTGTCGCTATTACCTAAAGTGGGTGTGCGGAAGAACATCCCCCAATCCTCGAACCCTTTGAAGTCGTTCAATTGGTCAAAGTTGCCAGATTGCAAAGTCCAGGGCACCATTTGGACCGAATTGGAAGAGACAAAGCTTTATAAGACCCTGGACTTGGCCGAAGTGGACAAGCTGTTTTCAGCTTATCAGAAGAACGGTCTCCTGGTGGATGGGTCCATCGAAGACCTTCGCTCCATGGGCACCCTGGGGAGACGGAATAAAATCATCTCTGTGATAGATAGTCGACGAGCTCAAAATTGCACCATCCTCTTGTCAAAACTCAAGCTCTCCAATGAAGAAATCACCAA AGCAATCATGAGCATGGATAGTCGAGATCAGTTTCCAGCCGATATGGTCGAGCAAATGCTCAAATTCACTCCCACACCCGAAGAACGAGCTCTTCTGGATGAGCATGCGGATGAGATCGACCATTTGGCCAGGGCAGATCGATTTCTCTTCGAGCTTTCCAA GATAACGCACTACGAGCAAAGGCTGAGAACCCTTCACTACAAGAAGAAGTTCCACATTTGGTTCTCTGAAATCAAACCCAAGATCCAAGCGGTGCTGGAAGCTTCCAAAGAGGTTCAACGGAGCAAACGGCTCAAAAAGATGTTGGAAATCATCCTGGCGTTCGGCAATTACATGAATAG GGGCCAAAGAGGAAACGCCGTAGGATTCAAATTGTCAAGTTTGACCCGAATCGCCGATACCAAGTCCAGTTGCAATAAGAACATGACCCTTCTTCATTACATTGCCGACACTTGCAATGACAAG TTCCGGGAATGTCTTATGCTTGATGCCGATCTTCCACACATCAAAGATGCTTCCAAAGTGAA TATGAAAGAGTTGGAAAAAGATATGAATATGCTACGCAATGGCATGAAAGAGGTTGAGAGAGAAATCGAATTCTTCCGCACCCAACCCGCTTCCAATGGGGATCGATATCTCCTGGTTATGAAAGAGTTCTCGGCCAAAACTGGGGTCAGATTGTCAGAGTTAGAGGATCTCTTCATCGACATGAAAGCCAGA TTTGATCGTGTCTGCAAACTCTTCTCTGATGACCCGGCAACCACTCATAGTGATGAATTTTTCGGAGTCTTCGACTTGTTCATCACAACATTCAACGAGGCTAAACAAGAGAACGATAACattaagaagaaaaaggaggaggaggaaaagatcACCAAACAGCAACAAGAG CTGAGAATGAGAACTCTGGAGCGAAAGAAGAGTACAAGTCGGGCCAATGGCTTGAACCACCGTGCAACGGGCAGTATCACGGCCAATCACGGCTCCGAGAAGaatgaatttgatgatttgatctCGGCATTGAGAACCGGTGACGTGTTCGGTGAGAACATGGACAAATTCCGTCGGAATCGCAAGATCCGCAACTCTCCACCGCGAATGGAACGCATGGATAGCTTCATGCGGGAAAGAAACTTTGCTTCccgagaaaaatga
- the LOC131883165 gene encoding disheveled-associated activator of morphogenesis 1-A-like isoform X3 has product MEGVAHRLARKGWCSCLKDSEPPEITYCVVDGAGTLNLQTVPPTQPMPDEEELDEKFAELVEELDLSAPNKSAMLSLPNEKKWQIYCSQKGKQGADTNLSNNPETYIEKVKELAMMRFCQENDEIRNRARQIDSLQIALRTQPNSFVTRFMEVDGLSSILNFLSSMDYETRQSVLHTAVLGCLKAMMNNSTGRSHVLAHPTGINIIAQSLNTENNKTKIAILELLGAICLVPGGHKKVLEAMLHYQVFAHERTRFQGIVNDLDRSTGKYRDDVNLKTAIMSFVNAVLNYGHGQDNLEFRIHLRYEFLMLGIHPVIDKLRQHENETLNRHLDFFEMVRLEDEKELAKRFDQVHVDTKSASAMFEILRKKLNHTSAFPHFLSMLQHCILLPLDYGAQPQYWHMFDKVVQQLVLQSENHEDHDVTMLDINVRELVEQLAKEEEYSQLQNRVEELEKENSEYQTNLAKKEQELDAKTQEKEDLESNLERTKEKLELELARFNEAKQRFGDFESSQHTTLVTSSSSVSFAPPAPPPPAPPMAPPPPGPPPPPMIGGGSLSLLPKVGVRKNIPQSSNPLKSFNWSKLPDCKVQGTIWTELEETKLYKTLDLAEVDKLFSAYQKNGLLVDGSIEDLRSMGTLGRRNKIISVIDSRRAQNCTILLSKLKLSNEEITKAIMSMDSRDQFPADMVEQMLKFTPTPEERALLDEHADEIDHLARADRFLFELSKITHYEQRLRTLHYKKKFHIWFSEIKPKIQAVLEASKEVQRSKRLKKMLEIILAFGNYMNRGQRGNAVGFKLSSLTRIADTKSSCNKNMTLLHYIADTCNDKFRECLMLDADLPHIKDASKVNMKELEKDMNMLRNGMKEVEREIEFFRTQPASNGDRYLLVMKEFSAKTGVRLSELEDLFIDMKARFDRVCKLFSDDPATTHSDEFFGVFDLFITTFNEAKQENDNIKKKKEEEEKITKQQQELRMRTLERKKSTSRANGLNHRATGSITANHGSEKNEFDDLISALRTGDVFGENMDKFRRNRKIRNSPPRMERMDSFMRERNFASREK; this is encoded by the exons gAGGAGCTGGATCTCTCTGCACCCAATAAAAGTGCCATGTTGAGTTTGCCCAATGAGAAGAAATGGCAGATTTATTGTTCGCAGAAAGGCAAGCAGGGGGCCGATACAAATCTGAGTAACAACCCGGAAACCTACATCGAAAAAGTCAAGGAACTGGCCATG ATGAGGTTTTGTCAAGAGAACGATGAGATACGAAATCGTGCCCGTCAGATTGATAGTCTTCAAATAGCTTTACGAACTCAGCCCAACAGCTTCGTGACACGATTCATGGAGGTTGACGGCCTCTCGAGCATCCTCAATTTCTTGTCTTCCATGGACTATGAAACTCGTCAGAGCGTCCTCCACACAGCGGTCCTGGGATGCCTCAAGGCCATGATGAATAACTCG ACGGGGCGTTCCCACGTATTGGCACATCCCACGGGGATCAACATCATAGCTCAGAGCTTGAATACCGAGAACAACAAGACCAAGATTGCCATTCTCGAGCTCCTTGGTGCCATTTGCTTGGTACCTGGAGGCCATAAGAAAGTCTTGGAGGCCATGCTTCATTACCAAGTCTTTGCTCACGAACGGACAAGATTCCAG GGTATTGTCAATGATTTGGACCGGAGTACGGGTAAATACCGTGATGATGTCAATCTGAAAACGGCCATCATGTCGTTCGTCAACGCTGTACTGAACTATGGGCACGGTCAAGATAATCTGGAGTTCCGGATTCACCTTCGATACGAGTTCCTCATGCTTGGCATTCATCCAGTTATAGATAAACTCAGGcagcatgaaaatgaaacgttGAATAG gcaTTTGGATTTTTTCGAAATGGTCCGATTAGAAGACGAGAAGGAATTGGCCAAGAGATTCGATCAAGTCCATGTGGATACGAAAAGTGCTTCAGCCATGTTCGAGATCCTTCGGAAGAAATTGAACCACACCTCGGCATTTCCACATTTCTTGTCCATGCTACAGCACTGCATACTCCTTCCAT TGGATTATGGAGCTCAACCTCAGTATTGGCACATGTTCGATAAAGTGGTCCAACAACTGGTGTTACAGTCCGAGAACCACGAGGATCACGATGTAACAATGCTAGATATTAACGTCAGAGAACTAGTGGAACA ATTGGCCAAGGAGGAAGAGTATTCCCAGTTGCAAAACCGAGTCGAGGAATTGGAGAAGGAGAACTCGGAGTATCAAaccaatttggccaaaaaggaacaagaatTGGATGCTAAAACCCAAGAGAAGGAGGATCTGGAGTCAAATTTGGAACGCACCAAGGAGAAATTGGAACTCGAGTTGGCCCGCTTCAATGAGGCCAAGCAACGTTTCGGAGATTTCGAGTCAAGTCAACACACTACTCTAGTCACATCCTCGTCCTCCGTTTCATTTGCACCACCAGCGCCACCCCCTCCAGCCCCGCCCATGGCCCCTCCCCCTCCAGGCCCTCCTCCGCCACCCATGATCGGAGGTGGATCGCTGTCGCTATTACCTAAAGTGGGTGTGCGGAAGAACATCCCCCAATCCTCGAACCCTTTGAAGTCGTTCAATTGGTCAAAGTTGCCAGATTGCAAAGTCCAGGGCACCATTTGGACCGAATTGGAAGAGACAAAGCTTTATAAGACCCTGGACTTGGCCGAAGTGGACAAGCTGTTTTCAGCTTATCAGAAGAACGGTCTCCTGGTGGATGGGTCCATCGAAGACCTTCGCTCCATGGGCACCCTGGGGAGACGGAATAAAATCATCTCTGTGATAGATAGTCGACGAGCTCAAAATTGCACCATCCTCTTGTCAAAACTCAAGCTCTCCAATGAAGAAATCACCAA AGCAATCATGAGCATGGATAGTCGAGATCAGTTTCCAGCCGATATGGTCGAGCAAATGCTCAAATTCACTCCCACACCCGAAGAACGAGCTCTTCTGGATGAGCATGCGGATGAGATCGACCATTTGGCCAGGGCAGATCGATTTCTCTTCGAGCTTTCCAA GATAACGCACTACGAGCAAAGGCTGAGAACCCTTCACTACAAGAAGAAGTTCCACATTTGGTTCTCTGAAATCAAACCCAAGATCCAAGCGGTGCTGGAAGCTTCCAAAGAGGTTCAACGGAGCAAACGGCTCAAAAAGATGTTGGAAATCATCCTGGCGTTCGGCAATTACATGAATAG GGGCCAAAGAGGAAACGCCGTAGGATTCAAATTGTCAAGTTTGACCCGAATCGCCGATACCAAGTCCAGTTGCAATAAGAACATGACCCTTCTTCATTACATTGCCGACACTTGCAATGACAAG TTCCGGGAATGTCTTATGCTTGATGCCGATCTTCCACACATCAAAGATGCTTCCAAAGTGAA TATGAAAGAGTTGGAAAAAGATATGAATATGCTACGCAATGGCATGAAAGAGGTTGAGAGAGAAATCGAATTCTTCCGCACCCAACCCGCTTCCAATGGGGATCGATATCTCCTGGTTATGAAAGAGTTCTCGGCCAAAACTGGGGTCAGATTGTCAGAGTTAGAGGATCTCTTCATCGACATGAAAGCCAGA TTTGATCGTGTCTGCAAACTCTTCTCTGATGACCCGGCAACCACTCATAGTGATGAATTTTTCGGAGTCTTCGACTTGTTCATCACAACATTCAACGAGGCTAAACAAGAGAACGATAACattaagaagaaaaaggaggaggaggaaaagatcACCAAACAGCAACAAGAG CTGAGAATGAGAACTCTGGAGCGAAAGAAGAGTACAAGTCGGGCCAATGGCTTGAACCACCGTGCAACGGGCAGTATCACGGCCAATCACGGCTCCGAGAAGaatgaatttgatgatttgatctCGGCATTGAGAACCGGTGACGTGTTCGGTGAGAACATGGACAAATTCCGTCGGAATCGCAAGATCCGCAACTCTCCACCGCGAATGGAACGCATGGATAGCTTCATGCGGGAAAGAAACTTTGCTTCccgagaaaaatga